One Primulina eburnea isolate SZY01 chromosome 4, ASM2296580v1, whole genome shotgun sequence genomic window, GTATAATAACTATAAACTTTTGTTTCATGTAGGTGCCTAAAATATAGTATtagttataaatatatatatatatatatatatatatatatatatatatattttacgtTTTAGTTTTTGTTGATTTGGAATTTGAGGactaaaataacataaaatggaGTCTTAATGCTTAGAagatcaatttttttatatgaagTATTTTGATTTTATAAACTCTACGTTGCAAATAATTAGTATTGTTTTCATTCCATTTTAGAATGTTACTTATATGCAGTAAGTAAGAAATCCCCAAAAGTACAATGGTAAAATAGATATAATTGAAAATAGTAAGactataataaatatgaatagaTTTCAATTGAGTTGagaatgaataataataatcatgaacatttatTTTCTGTGATTTAATAAATTGAATTTCATGACTAATTTGCAAGGCTATAACAGTATATAGTAAATATAATTTGGAATTTATGAATTACAAAAATTTACTGAATATCAAGTTTAATTAGATGAATCAAAAGAGTTTTGGTTAAAGTTGTTTGAATTGAAATTGTATCAAATTATTTAACGTTCTAGAGTTAACCAAGTAGATGGAGTTAAAAATTTATCTATTATTTTCTATATAATAGATCAAGGATTTTACGGAGCTAAATTTCACTCGTTGAAATAAATTCATAACAAGGTATGTTACTACCGAGTAATATACAACAGGTACCCGtaaaatttgatatttgttGAATTTTGATTATTTGTCTACATGAATTATTTGTGTATTACATAAACATCGATGCGCGAAAATAAAATCTATTTTACACACatgtattttatgtatatatatgtagcaTCAATGCATGACACGACATTGCATTTCATTTCGAACCTCGATCCTATTGATGACCTTTTTGATATTTTGTGTGTATGATCGAGGTGATATATTTGGGATGATACGGAGCTGCAACTAGCCCGGGAGATGTTGTAGGCTGATAAGGTGCAGTATGTCTGTAGTCCCTGGCGAGCTGACCGGCACACTGGTAGTAGACTGGTGGAGGAGTGGTCACTACGGCAGTGTAGCTGAGCCTTGCCTGTTGCTCGAGCTATTGTTACGCTGCATTTACCGATTGTGCAGTTTTCATTATTCTGTTTACCCTGCATGTGGATATACCCGATCATGCATTGCATCGGCATATCATTTATTACAGTGCATGttgtttttatttcggttttaatATACTGGGTTATTACTCACCCCCTCGGGGGCGGTTATCTTCTATGTGTGGTTGATAATCAGGGCAACATTGCATCCAGTCATACTTCTGAGTGAGGAGCCGTATGAGGAAAGCACTTATACTATCATGTTCATAGATGGAGCATTAGCACTAGTAGAGGAGATCTTTTATGATTGCCCTGGGTTGATGTTAGTGATGGGGACAGACCCCATTTTATCATACTTCTCAGTAAGGGTGACTTGGTCAGTATACgtaccgattcagattctgtgAGGGAGGAGCTAAAATAAAGatgcacaaatatatatatatatatatatatatatataattaggcTCGGTATATTTTGTTATGTAATATTTATTCGAGCACTAATATGTAAAATGGTATGACGTTGAACTAATCAGGGATGATATGCGTTTTTGTTAAAGACAAACATtaacaatataaatatttatatgaatTTAGTAAACATGTTAATTTCAGTGTCTCAGCTAATAATTATacgtattatatttttatactaTGTAATACTGAATATCTTTTGAAACGAACTGTCTGGGCCCGCGTTgacattaaattttaaaatttcattatcCACTGCAGAGTTAAAACggtaattaaataaaagaattCATGATAAATACCGTTGAGAGTCGAGGGACCCACacttagtggtatcagagcaataaaCTGGGAAATTGCTCAAAGTATCGGAGCATAATTGGATATGCTTCCATAGGATTATGGTAACACGAAAGTTACgtgaaaatttatttaattgccTATATGCTCctatatattttatgtttgtagATTTATATAGTACATTGATAAAATTTCttatgtatatatttatttattggcCTTTATAGATGGCTACAAGAGGACGAGGAAGTGACGCGGTCGTGGTCGTCCTAGGATATATATAGAAACTCCTATGACAGAAGAAAATGCAGTGGAGCAGGTTGTTGATCAATTTGTACAAATCACGATTGATGAGATTGTTTCAAGATTCCAAAAATTGCGTCCCACTAGATTCTTTGGTACTGAGTGATGCTGAAAAATCTGAATCATGGCTTAAAGATATTGAGTACCTGTTCAGTTTAATGGAAAATACTGATAATCAAAAGTATAAGCTTGCATTATACCAACTGAAGGATCGTGCGAGAGATTGTTGGGAAGCCACCAAGATGGGACTTGATGAACAAGGAATCGAGGTAAGTTGGACTGTCTTCAAAACTCAATTCACTGAACAATTTTCTCCACCATCTTACTATACCGAAAAAGAGAATGAGTTCAACAGCCTGCGACAAAGGAATATGTCTGTAGCTGAATATGCCTCTACTTTTACTGCAATGCTAAAATACGAACCACATGTAGCAGCAAACTCAAAGGCAAAATATAATCGTTTCGTGAATGGACTAAACAACAACATTTATACTTATGTGGTGTCTGGACTACCTACTGGATTTGCGGAGGCAGTCGAAAGAGCAAAAAATGCAGAAGCTGGACTTAAGAGGGGAAGCGCTTCGTTTGTACCACCAGGAAGTAGATCAACCACCCAACAGAATTTGAAAGCTAAAGGAAAgaagtttaagaaatctggatCAGCTTGTTCTAGTTTTAGTGGTTACCGCCAGCAGGGTGAATCTCAAATAACTACTTATTCTGGTCCCTATTGTAACCGTTCTGGAGGTAGGCATGTTAGTGAACAATGTATTGGTGTTTATGGCTCTTGTCGGGAATGTGGTGAGGAAGGTCATTATGAAAGAGTTTGCCCATCCAAGAAGAATGTTCAACAACCTGTCCGAGGAGGATTTCATGGAGGATCTAGTACTAGTAGAGGTACTGTACCTGCtaaatcttttcagcagtcaTATGGACCACCGCAGCAAGCCTCGGGAAGTCGTAATTTTTCAAACCAACCCCAGGCTCGTGTTTTTGCACTCACAGAAGATcaagctcaggaagcaccaggaagtgtcatagcaggtaattgTTATGTATCTGGTTATCCTGCACGAGTATTatttgacactggtgcatcccATTCATTCATTTTTGAATCATTCATTACATCGCATTCTTTGACTTCTATTGTACTACCTACATCAATTTCTGTTGCTACTCCGATGGGTAAGATCATCATGTCTACTCGAATGATACTGGATTGCGTGTTGAATTGTGAAGATAATGAAATGTATTTGAACCTTATTGTTCTACCGATGCAAGATTTTAATTTTATCGTGGGAATGGATACACTGAAAATATACCGTGCCACCATTGATTGTTTCCATGGGATAGTCCGTTTTCGTCCTAACTCTGGGACAAAATGGAATTTCTATGGTAAGGGATCACGTGCCAAAATTCCACTGATATCATTCTTGGAAATGTCGCGTTTATTATTCCAAGGGAATGAAGGATACCTTGTGTATGCTATTGACACCGAAAAATCAGAATCAACATTGTCTGAAATCCCAGTGGTGAATGAATTTCGAGATATTTTTCCCGATGAAATACCTGGATTTCCTCCACCCAGAGAAATAGAATTCTAGATAGAATTAATTTCTGGAACAATTCCTATTTCtaaagcaccataccgaatggccccATTAGAATTAAAAGAAGTGAAGAACAACTGCAAGAATTACTAGATAAAGGCTACATTAGGCCCAGTATATCACCATGGGGAGCCCCAGTGTTGTTTGTGCGCAAGaatgatggttcgatgcggttgtgcattgattatagacaACTGAATCAAGCTACtataaagaacaagtacccattgCCTCGAattgatgacttatttgatcaacttCAGGGTACTGCTATTTATTCAAAGATCGAtttgcgttccggttatcatcAATTACGAGTTCGAGCCGAagatataccaaagacagcattccgaacaAGATACAGTCATTTTGAATTTCTAGTAATGTCGTTTGGTGTtacaaatgctccagcagtattcatggatttaatgaatcgcaTATTCAAGGAAGTTCTTGACCAATTTGTTatcgtttttattgatgatattttggtatattcaaaatctaaAGAGGAACACGCTGAACAATTGAGGATTGTCCTACAAATACTTCGCAAGGAACAACTTTATGCtaattgtcaaaatgtgagttttggctagatcGTGTTGTGTTCTTAGGTCATGTCATATCACGCTTTGGCATCTCAGTTGATCCAAGCAAAGTAGAAGCTATGATTAATTGGTCTAGACCAAAAAACGTTCCTGAAATTCgaagtttcatgggcttagctggttattaccgtcgaTTCATCGAAGGATTTTCAAAAATCGCTAAACCAATTACCCGCCTAACACAGAAAAATGTGAAATTCATTTGGTCTGATGAATGTGAATcaagttttctggagttgaaaaagagattgaccactGCACCAGTTCTTACTCTTCCATCTGGTTCGGGTGGTTTCACTGTTTGCACGGATGCATCATTAAAGGGCttaggttgtgttttgatgcaacacGGAAAAGTGATTGCCTACGCTTCTCGGCAGCTAAAACCCCACGAGAGCAAgtatccagttcatgatctagaattagccgCCATTGTGTTTGCCTTAAAAATTGGCGTCACTATTTATATGGAGAAAAGTTTGTGATCCTATCCGAccataaaagcctgaagtatttatTCTCTCAGTCAGACCTGAATATGAGTACACGCAGATGGATGGACCTTCTTatagattatgattgtgagattcagtatcAGCCTGGAAAAGTGAATGTCACAGCTGATGCACTCAGTCGAAAAGTCCAAGATGTCATTACGACTTCAGTCCGAATTCACAACTGcatgaagatatttatacatCGGGATGGAATATCATTATTAATGATGAGCACGTCAATGTTGTTGCGGTACAGATTGAGCCCGAATTAATTTCTCGGATTAAGGAGGCACAAAAGACTGATGCACAAATTCTGAAATCCAGACAATTGGTCCTCAATGGCCACAAATCAGGATTTGAAATAGTTGGTCAGATGATTCCTAACGATTAAATGGTCGTCTAGTTGTTCCTGAAAAAAATCAGGTTTTTGCGACTAGAACCTTTTTAGGAGGGAGGACCTTGCATCCGTTACAGTATCCATCCAGGAGGAAAGAAAATGTATGCATGTTTGATTGGGAGCATATTGCAATGGATTTTGTTACTCATTTACCTCTTTCTTCAAGAGGATGTGATTCTAtatgggttatagtggatcgccttcaaaatctgcacattttatNNNNNNNNNNNNNNNNNNNNNNNNNNNNNNNNNNNNNNNNNNNNNNNNNNNNNNNNNNNNNNNNNNNNNNNNNNNNNNNNNNNNNNNNNNNNNNNNNNNNNNNNNNNNNNNNNNNNNNNNNNNNNNNNNNNNNNNNNNNNNNNNNNNNNNNNNNNNNNNNNNNNNNNNNNNNNNNNNNNNNNNNNNNNNNNNNNNNNNNNNNNNNNNNNNNNNNNNNNNNNNNNNNNNNNNNNNNNNNNNNNNNNNNNNNNNNNNNNNNNNNNNNNNNNNNNNNNNNNNNNNNNNNNNNNNNNNNNNNNNNNNNNNNNNNNNNNNNNNNNNNNNNNNNNNNNNNNNNNNNNNNNNNNNNNNNNNNNNNNNNNNNNNNNNNNNNNNNNNNNNNNNNNNNNNNNNNNNNNNNNNNNNNNNNNNNNNNNNNNNNNNNNNNNNNNNNNNNNNNNNNNNNNNNNNNNNNNNNNNNNNNNNNNNNNNNNNNNNNNNNNNNNNNNNNNNNNNNNNNNNNNNNNNNNNNNNNNNNNNNNNNNNNNNNNNNNNNNNNNNNNNNNNNNNNNNNNNNNNNNNNNNNNNNNNNNNNNNNNNNNNNNNNNNNNNNNNNNNNNNNNNNNNNNNNNNNNNNNNNNNNNNNNNNNNNNNNNNNNNNNNNNNNNNNNNNNNNNNNNNNNNNNNNNNNNNNNNNNNNNNNNNNNNNNNNNNNNNNNNNNNNNNNNNNNNNNNNNNNNNNNNNNNNNNNNNNNNNNNNNNNNNNNNNNNNNNNNNNNNNNNNNNNNNNNNNNNNNNNNNNNNNNNNNNNNNNNNNNNNNNNNNNNNNNNNNNNNNNNNNNNNNNNNNNNNNNNNNNNNNNNNNNNNNNNNNNNNNNNNNNNNNNNNNNNNNNNNNNNNNNNNNNNNNNNNNNNNNNNNNNNNNNNNNNNNNNNNNNNNNNNNNNNNNNNNNNNNNNNNNNNNNNNNNNNNNNNNNNNNNNNNNNNNNNNNNNNNNNNNNNNNNNNNNNNNNNNNNNNNNNNNNNNNNNNNNNNNNNNNNNNNNNNNNNNNNNNNNNNNNNNNNNNNNNNNNNNNNNNNNNNNNNNNNNNNNNNNNNNNNNNNNNNNNNNNNNNNNNNNNNNNNNNNNNNNNNNNNNNNNNNNNNNNNNNNNNNNNNNNNNNNNNNNNNNNNNNNNNNNNNNNNNNNNNNNNNNNNNNNNNNNNNNNNNNNNNNNNNNNNNNNNNNNNNNNNNNNNNNNNNNNNNNNNNNNNNNNNNNNNNNNNNNNNNNNNNNNNNNNNNNNNNNNNNNNNNNNNNNNNNNNNNNNNNNNNNNNNNNNNNNNNNNNNNNNNNNNNNNNNNNNNNNNNNNNNNNNNNNNNNNNNNNNNNNNNNNNNNNNNNNNNNNNNNNNNNNNNNNNNNNNNNNNNNNNNNGGTTGCGGTACAGATTGAGCCCCGAATTAATTTCTCGGATTAAGGAGGCACAAAAGACTGATGCACAAATTCTGAAATCCAGACAATTGGTCCTCAATGGCCACAAATCAGGATTTGAAATAGTTGTCACtccagttttggtggaaaagaATGAAGGAAAGACATATCTGAACTTCGTTTCTAGATGTCTCTCACATGTCAACAAgtcaaagctgagaggaagaaaacCCGGAGGACTCCTTCGAAGTCTCGAAattccgaaatggaattgggagcatATTGCAATGGATTTTGTTACTCATTACCTCGTTCTTCAAGAGGATGTGATTCTAtatgggttatagtggatcgcctatcaaaatctgcacattttattccgtacgAAAGGACATACACTTATAGCAAAATGGCTCGTCTCTATATTGACAATATGATGAGACTTCATGGAATTCCTGTCACCATTGTTTCTGATAGAGACCCCCAGATTTACTTCGAAATTTTGGGGAAGTTTTCAAGAAGCATTAGGTTCAAgattggctatgagtactgcatatcacccacaaACTGACGGTCAGTCTGAACGAACTATTCAAACTCTTGAAGATATGCTTTGCGCTGTTATTATGGATTTTCATGTTGGATGGCAAGATGCTTTATCACTTGTAGAATTCTCATACAATAACAGTTTCCAACGTAGTATTGGAATGACACCATTTGAAGCcttatatggaagaaaatgtcgatcaccattattttgggatgagaTAGGTGAAAAGAAACTGACTGGGCCAGAAATAATACAAGAAATGAACGATAAAATCCATTTGATCAGAAAACGAATAAAATCTGCTCAAGACCGACAAGCTAGTTATGCGGACCGGCGACGAAGGCCGcttgaattcaacaaaggagatcgagtattttaa contains:
- the LOC140830175 gene encoding uncharacterized protein; translated protein: MRLFQDSKNCVPLDSLVLSDAEKSESWLKDIEYLFSLMENTDNQKYKLALYQLKDRARDCWEATKMGLDEQGIEVSWTVFKTQFTEQFSPPSYYTEKENEFNSLRQRNMSVAEYASTFTAMLKYEPHVAANSKAKYNRFVNGLNNNIYTYVVSGLPTGFAEAVERAKNAEAGLKRGSASFVPPGSRSTTQQNLKAKGKKFKKSGSACSSFSGYRQQGESQITTYSGPYCNRSGGRHVSEQCIGVYGSCRECGEEGHYERVCPSKKNVQQPVRGGFHGGSSTSRGTVPAKSFQQSYGPPQQASGSRNFSNQPQARVFALTEDQAQEAPGSVIAGNCYVSGYPARVLFDTGASHSFIFESFITSHSLTSIVLPTSISVATPMGKIIMSTRMILDCVLNCEDNEMYLNLIVLPMQDFNFIVGMDTLKIYRATIDCFHGIVRFRPNSGTKWNFYGKGSRAKIPLISFLEMSRLLFQGNEGYLVYAIDTEKSESTLSEIPVVNEFRDIFPDEIPGFPPPREIEF